A genomic region of Streptosporangium lutulentum contains the following coding sequences:
- a CDS encoding endonuclease/exonuclease/phosphatase family protein, with amino-acid sequence MRMTRGIYVITAVVLAVTSAIPAAAQAATQLVVLDWNIRGESADMKAIAKVIRDSGANIVTLQEIHRRPNADQVKQLADELGWDITANAHFGAGDNVGPCDDPQPGNAGNAILSSFKIVERVTVPLTDFTTCPVNRSMAGAKLALGGTSTITVFSTHLSPGLSQTSVSRREAQAAKVLGYFGSRSQLILTGDFNAKPTDALSKRFVSAGWVDTGARYANKPTHGSARIDYIYTKGVTTTSGSVLSTTLSDHRPIIMRMTR; translated from the coding sequence ATGCGTATGACAAGAGGGATTTATGTGATTACGGCGGTCGTGCTCGCCGTCACCTCCGCCATACCCGCCGCTGCCCAGGCTGCCACGCAGCTCGTCGTCCTCGACTGGAACATCCGCGGCGAGAGCGCCGACATGAAGGCCATCGCCAAGGTGATCCGCGACAGCGGCGCCAACATCGTCACACTCCAGGAAATCCACCGCAGGCCGAACGCCGACCAGGTGAAACAACTGGCCGATGAGCTCGGCTGGGACATCACCGCCAACGCCCACTTCGGGGCGGGCGACAACGTCGGCCCCTGCGACGACCCGCAACCCGGCAACGCGGGCAACGCGATCCTGTCCTCGTTCAAGATCGTCGAACGCGTGACGGTCCCGCTCACCGACTTCACCACCTGCCCCGTCAACCGCTCCATGGCCGGGGCGAAGCTTGCCCTCGGCGGCACTTCGACGATCACGGTGTTCAGCACCCACCTGTCCCCTGGCCTGTCGCAGACCTCGGTCAGCCGCCGGGAGGCTCAGGCCGCAAAGGTGCTGGGCTACTTCGGCTCCAGATCCCAGCTGATCCTCACCGGCGACTTCAACGCCAAGCCCACGGACGCGCTGTCGAAGCGATTTGTGAGCGCAGGCTGGGTGGACACCGGCGCCAGGTACGCGAACAAGCCCACCCACGGTAGCGCCCGCATCGACTACATCTACACGAAGGGAGTCACCACTACCAGCGGCTCCGTACTGTCGACCACTCTGTCCGACCACAGGCCGATCATCATGAGAATGACCCGCTGA
- a CDS encoding cytochrome P450 family protein, with amino-acid sequence MDTVNFMDEELIRDPFTAFSRIRERGPLARCAIPGVEQPVWLVTRYDDVKLVLNDPRFVSDPANVPGASTDDMAAQMLQARGVPPEYNKYLLESILAFDGADHLRLRRLVSRTFTARRVLELRPRVEEITEKLLDRLPEAAENGVVDLLEHFAYPLPIIVICELVGVPEEDHPLWREWSRTMVSSYGPSFAEAVRDMVAYIQELIERRRAEPTGDLISGLIQAQDEDGDRLSDTEMVTMIMTLVVAGHETTAHLIGNGTAALLTHPDQLALLRSDLALTPRAVHELLRWCGPALAVRMRYATEDVEVGGETVRRGEAVMPSLVAANYDPRMFGDPRRLDITRVPDGRRETHVAFSHGMHYCLGAALARQEGEVAFEALLRRFPGLSLAVDGDDLERDLNPGAWRLKALPVKL; translated from the coding sequence ATGGACACCGTCAACTTCATGGACGAGGAACTGATACGCGACCCGTTCACCGCTTTCTCGCGGATCCGGGAACGGGGCCCGCTCGCCCGCTGCGCCATTCCCGGTGTCGAGCAGCCGGTGTGGCTCGTCACCCGATACGACGACGTCAAGCTGGTGCTGAACGACCCGCGGTTCGTCAGCGATCCGGCGAACGTGCCGGGCGCGAGTACGGATGACATGGCAGCGCAGATGCTCCAGGCGCGCGGGGTGCCTCCCGAGTACAACAAGTATCTGCTGGAGAGCATCCTCGCCTTCGACGGTGCGGACCACCTGCGGCTGCGCAGGCTCGTCTCGCGCACGTTCACCGCGCGCAGGGTCCTGGAGCTGCGGCCACGGGTGGAGGAGATCACCGAGAAGCTGCTCGACCGGCTCCCGGAAGCGGCCGAGAACGGGGTCGTCGACCTGCTGGAGCACTTCGCCTACCCGCTGCCGATCATCGTGATCTGCGAGCTGGTCGGCGTCCCCGAGGAGGACCACCCGCTGTGGCGGGAGTGGAGCAGGACCATGGTCTCGTCGTACGGCCCGAGCTTCGCCGAGGCCGTGCGCGACATGGTCGCCTACATCCAGGAGCTGATCGAGCGGCGCCGCGCCGAGCCCACGGGCGACCTGATCAGCGGGCTGATCCAGGCTCAGGACGAGGACGGCGACCGCCTCAGCGACACCGAGATGGTCACCATGATCATGACGTTGGTCGTCGCCGGGCACGAGACCACCGCCCATCTGATCGGCAACGGAACCGCCGCACTGCTCACCCACCCCGATCAGCTCGCCCTGCTGCGGTCGGATCTCGCCCTCACCCCCCGCGCCGTCCACGAGCTGCTGCGCTGGTGCGGCCCGGCTCTGGCGGTGCGCATGCGCTACGCCACGGAAGACGTCGAGGTCGGCGGTGAGACGGTACGCAGGGGAGAGGCGGTGATGCCGTCCCTGGTCGCGGCCAACTACGACCCGCGGATGTTCGGCGACCCGCGGCGGCTCGACATCACCCGAGTGCCCGACGGCCGCCGTGAGACCCACGTCGCTTTCTCCCACGGAATGCACTACTGCCTCGGCGCGGCCCTGGCCCGGCAGGAGGGCGAGGTGGCTTTCGAGGCGCTGTTGCGCCGCTTCCCCGGACTCTCTCTGGCCGTCGACGGCGACGACCTCGAACGCGACCTGAACCCGGGCGCCTGGCGCCTCAAGGCGCTGCCCGTGAAACTCTGA
- a CDS encoding LamG-like jellyroll fold domain-containing protein, whose amino-acid sequence MASPGRHAESGDGRLGEWQQASRDAARTGEPVEVTAARTEFTTTYANPDGDSFHLEQSTVPVRVKGVDGAWTAPDDTLERRADGSVGPVAAAVGVSFSGGGDGTQLVKLTRDGRTLALGWPQSLPVPVLDGPNATYRDVLPDVDLRMTATTEGFRQVLVVKTPEAANNPALKRIEYGVTSSGLKVEETEDGGMSATDGNATEVFSSPPAAMWDSTGDIAAGQAGATEEPSSPLAGRRSTAAPNDAATSQDAAPQEAAPQDTAATAGEGDAADGPAPGAGHAELPIEVGQDKLTLVPDVTLLQQKDEAAYPVYIDPTVTWGETDRTLLRSDGYKSYNWGNGSNNQGEGAGRCGTWNGYYCGPGYTQRLYFQFSPASLKGKQVLSATFRVTEPWAFQCSPRWVDLSRTNNFTSSTTWSSKPKALDMMGDRNVSAGRGSSCDPDQPSAPIDFRDNPEETNENLTPTVKDFAAGKFAKLTLELRAHDEGDTAAWKRFRNDAVLAVDYVGLPAKPTGIGLVVGTGTVCETKESAPAIVSDPTPALASIPQTVAGGESGAMLRAAMDVDKKNADGTWPDAFTTMERPTTGHIADNTKVTASTPTLAEGVLYRYRSWTRSYYSNYTKQLPGPSNGSTTGYCYFKVDPTAPKAPVVTLGAPYTACTTTACVPAGGPGQSATFTFAPASGDANNVSYEYRASTTPTWSAPIAGSTVRPVITPQAAGTYSLYVRAKDNVGRYGATTVVDFLVAAGAGPVGRWHFNEDSGVALNASGTAGHTATLSTGAVRTDRGRRGELWYDDGGRPLTAPRTDKGMSLNGTSGYAATSGPVLETRSAYTVAAWARLDKTSAEGVVMSQDGAGGYSPFLLWYKTDVRSWCFGVKDKDADTGKAYLGVCAKNNMAQVNAWTHLTGTYDPATQKLNFYVNGVPQGTATAPGSWSATGPLEIGRYKWANVFQHYFPGSIDEVAAWQRVLTPDEVASEARSESAASGRNDVELVADWNPAGVTGTVLPDSLSGYGRSLTPAGGASLDGEALVLDGKDDAATTAGSVVDDTGSFTVTMKAELDQDKVLAMPVGSVGQVAGQRTADGSSWGVWFELTGKETQLDDDGNEVTVPVGFWRFGRVNKDGTKSWVSSDASASLQSPVRLTGVYDALAPDGPVVRLYIGHEQNDLDLAYTALAGSGDFAVGKGFSVTAWGHFLPARITDLRLWVGAMSDSDQIDAVIGD is encoded by the coding sequence ATGGCGTCACCCGGGAGGCACGCCGAGTCCGGCGACGGCCGGCTCGGCGAGTGGCAGCAGGCGTCGCGCGATGCGGCCAGGACCGGGGAGCCGGTCGAGGTGACCGCGGCCCGGACCGAGTTCACCACCACGTATGCCAATCCCGACGGCGACTCGTTCCACCTGGAGCAGTCGACCGTGCCCGTTCGGGTCAAGGGAGTGGATGGCGCGTGGACGGCGCCCGACGACACGCTTGAGCGGCGCGCCGACGGAAGCGTGGGACCGGTGGCCGCAGCCGTGGGGGTCTCCTTCTCCGGAGGCGGCGACGGCACTCAGCTGGTGAAGCTGACCCGCGACGGCCGGACCCTCGCGCTGGGATGGCCGCAGAGTCTGCCGGTCCCGGTGCTGGACGGGCCGAATGCCACCTACCGCGATGTGCTGCCGGACGTCGACCTCAGGATGACCGCGACGACCGAGGGCTTCCGTCAGGTTCTGGTCGTCAAGACTCCGGAGGCCGCGAACAACCCCGCCCTCAAGCGGATCGAGTACGGGGTCACGTCGTCCGGGCTGAAGGTGGAGGAGACCGAGGACGGCGGCATGTCCGCAACCGACGGCAACGCCACCGAGGTCTTCTCCTCGCCGCCCGCCGCCATGTGGGACTCCACCGGCGACATCGCCGCGGGCCAGGCCGGCGCGACGGAGGAGCCCTCCTCGCCGCTCGCCGGGCGCAGGTCGACCGCGGCCCCGAATGACGCCGCGACCTCGCAGGACGCGGCCCCGCAAGAGGCGGCCCCGCAGGACACCGCCGCCACCGCGGGCGAGGGAGACGCCGCCGACGGCCCGGCCCCCGGGGCCGGGCACGCCGAGCTGCCCATCGAGGTCGGCCAGGACAAGCTCACCCTCGTCCCCGACGTCACGCTGCTCCAGCAGAAGGACGAAGCCGCCTACCCCGTCTACATCGACCCGACCGTCACCTGGGGCGAGACCGACCGGACGCTGCTGCGCTCGGACGGCTACAAGTCGTACAACTGGGGCAACGGCAGCAACAACCAGGGCGAGGGCGCCGGCCGCTGCGGCACCTGGAACGGCTACTACTGCGGGCCCGGCTACACCCAGCGGCTGTACTTCCAGTTCTCGCCCGCCAGCCTCAAGGGCAAGCAGGTGCTGAGCGCGACGTTCCGCGTCACCGAGCCGTGGGCGTTCCAGTGCTCTCCCCGGTGGGTCGACCTGAGCCGTACGAACAACTTCACGTCGTCCACGACCTGGTCGAGCAAGCCCAAGGCCCTCGACATGATGGGCGACCGTAACGTGTCGGCGGGCCGTGGCTCGTCGTGCGACCCGGACCAGCCGAGCGCGCCCATCGACTTCAGGGACAACCCCGAAGAGACCAACGAGAACCTGACCCCGACCGTGAAGGACTTCGCCGCGGGTAAGTTCGCCAAGCTCACGCTGGAGCTGCGGGCGCACGACGAGGGCGACACCGCGGCCTGGAAACGGTTCAGGAACGACGCCGTGCTGGCCGTGGACTACGTGGGGCTGCCGGCGAAGCCGACCGGCATCGGCCTCGTGGTCGGTACGGGCACGGTCTGTGAGACCAAGGAGTCGGCGCCTGCGATCGTCTCCGACCCCACGCCCGCCCTGGCGTCCATCCCGCAGACCGTCGCGGGCGGCGAGTCCGGGGCGATGCTGCGGGCGGCGATGGACGTCGACAAGAAGAACGCCGACGGCACCTGGCCGGACGCCTTCACCACCATGGAACGGCCGACGACCGGACACATCGCCGACAACACCAAGGTGACCGCGTCGACGCCGACGCTCGCCGAAGGAGTGCTGTACCGCTACAGATCGTGGACGCGCTCGTACTACAGCAACTACACCAAGCAGTTGCCCGGTCCCTCGAACGGCTCGACCACCGGCTACTGCTATTTCAAGGTCGACCCGACCGCGCCGAAGGCCCCCGTGGTCACGCTCGGCGCCCCGTACACCGCGTGCACCACCACGGCTTGCGTGCCGGCGGGAGGTCCGGGGCAGAGCGCGACCTTCACGTTCGCGCCGGCGTCCGGTGACGCCAACAACGTGTCGTACGAGTATCGTGCGTCCACCACCCCGACCTGGTCGGCGCCGATCGCGGGCTCCACGGTCCGGCCCGTGATCACTCCTCAGGCCGCCGGCACCTACAGCCTGTACGTACGCGCCAAGGACAACGTGGGCCGATACGGCGCCACCACCGTCGTCGACTTCCTGGTCGCCGCGGGAGCGGGCCCTGTCGGCAGGTGGCACTTCAACGAGGACTCCGGCGTCGCCCTCAACGCGTCCGGCACGGCGGGCCATACCGCCACGCTTTCCACCGGTGCCGTGCGAACCGACAGAGGACGCCGCGGCGAGCTCTGGTACGACGACGGCGGCCGGCCGCTGACCGCCCCGCGGACCGACAAGGGGATGAGCCTGAACGGCACGTCGGGATACGCGGCGACCTCGGGACCCGTGCTGGAGACGCGCTCCGCCTACACGGTCGCGGCCTGGGCGCGGCTCGACAAGACGAGCGCGGAAGGCGTCGTGATGTCGCAGGACGGCGCCGGAGGGTACAGTCCCTTCCTCCTCTGGTACAAGACGGACGTTCGGTCCTGGTGCTTCGGGGTCAAGGACAAGGACGCGGATACGGGCAAGGCGTACCTCGGGGTCTGCGCGAAGAACAACATGGCCCAGGTGAACGCCTGGACCCACCTGACCGGCACCTATGACCCGGCCACGCAGAAACTGAACTTCTACGTCAACGGCGTGCCGCAGGGCACCGCCACGGCTCCCGGTTCGTGGTCCGCGACGGGTCCGCTGGAGATCGGCCGCTACAAGTGGGCCAACGTCTTCCAGCACTACTTCCCCGGCTCCATCGACGAGGTCGCCGCCTGGCAGCGGGTCCTGACCCCGGACGAGGTCGCGTCGGAGGCGCGGTCGGAGTCCGCCGCCTCGGGGCGCAACGACGTGGAGCTGGTGGCGGACTGGAACCCCGCGGGCGTCACCGGAACGGTGCTGCCCGACTCGCTCTCCGGCTACGGCCGTTCGCTGACGCCGGCCGGCGGCGCGTCGCTGGACGGCGAGGCCCTGGTGCTGGACGGCAAGGACGACGCGGCCACCACCGCGGGCTCGGTCGTCGACGACACCGGCTCGTTCACGGTGACCATGAAGGCCGAGCTCGACCAGGACAAGGTTCTCGCGATGCCGGTCGGATCCGTCGGCCAGGTGGCCGGTCAGCGCACCGCGGACGGCTCCTCATGGGGCGTCTGGTTCGAGCTGACCGGAAAGGAGACGCAGCTCGACGACGACGGCAACGAGGTCACCGTCCCGGTCGGCTTCTGGCGCTTCGGCCGGGTCAACAAGGACGGCACGAAGAGCTGGGTGAGCTCCGACGCCTCGGCGAGCCTGCAGAGCCCGGTCAGGCTGACCGGCGTCTACGACGCCCTGGCACCCGACGGGCCCGTCGTGCGGCTCTACATCGGCCACGAGCAGAACGACCTCGACCTGGCGTACACCGCGCTGGCCGGATCCGGTGACTTCGCGGTCGGCAAGGGGTTCAGTGTAACTGCCTGGGGCCACTTCCTGCCGGCGCGGATCACCGATCTGAGGCTCTGGGTGGGCGCCATGTCCGATTCCGACCAGATCGACGCAGTCATCGGCGACTGA
- a CDS encoding IS256 family transposase — MPEPPADDSSSTAAASSLIDEIVREGARKMLAAALQAEVDAYIAAFADERDAAGRRLVVRNGSHQPREILTAAGAIEVTAPRVNDKRIDEQTGERQRFSSSILPAWARKTPQVSEVLPLLYLHGLSSGDFIPALGQFLGSTAGLSAPVITRLTETWKGEQRAFAARDLSGADYVYLWVDGIHVNIRLEEHKLCLLVMIGVRADGRKELVALSDGYRESAESWADLLRDAKRRGMRAPVLAMGDGALGFWSALREVFPQAREQRCWFHKIANVLGALPKSAHPAAKKALAEIWNAEDKDHAQAAVKGFQAAYGAKYPKAVTKVVDDLEELLAFYDFPAEHWVHLRTTNPIESTFATVRHRTKVTKGPGSRAAGLAMAFKLIESAQARWRAVNAPHLVALVRAGATFTGGKLVERPDDHVPSAAA, encoded by the coding sequence GTGCCCGAACCGCCCGCTGACGACAGCTCATCGACGGCCGCCGCCTCCTCGTTGATCGATGAGATCGTCCGTGAGGGCGCCCGTAAGATGCTGGCCGCCGCGTTGCAGGCCGAGGTGGACGCCTACATCGCCGCCTTCGCTGACGAGCGCGATGCGGCCGGTCGCCGTCTGGTGGTGCGTAACGGCTCCCATCAGCCGCGCGAGATCCTCACCGCGGCCGGCGCGATCGAGGTCACGGCCCCGCGCGTCAACGACAAGCGCATCGACGAGCAGACGGGTGAGCGTCAGCGGTTCTCCTCATCGATCCTGCCGGCCTGGGCGCGTAAGACCCCGCAGGTCAGCGAGGTGTTGCCGCTGTTGTACCTGCACGGCCTGTCCTCGGGCGATTTCATCCCCGCGCTGGGCCAATTCCTCGGCTCGACCGCGGGCCTGTCCGCGCCGGTGATCACTCGTCTGACCGAGACCTGGAAGGGCGAGCAGCGCGCGTTTGCCGCCCGCGACCTGTCCGGCGCCGACTACGTCTACCTGTGGGTCGACGGCATCCACGTCAACATCCGGCTGGAGGAGCACAAGCTGTGCCTGCTGGTGATGATCGGGGTGCGCGCTGATGGCCGCAAGGAACTCGTCGCGCTGAGCGACGGCTATCGGGAGTCGGCTGAGTCGTGGGCCGATCTGCTGCGCGATGCCAAAAGGCGCGGGATGCGGGCGCCGGTGCTGGCGATGGGGGACGGTGCGCTGGGGTTCTGGTCCGCGCTTCGGGAGGTGTTTCCGCAGGCCAGAGAGCAGAGGTGTTGGTTTCACAAGATCGCTAATGTGCTGGGGGCGCTGCCGAAGTCCGCTCACCCCGCAGCGAAGAAGGCCCTGGCCGAGATCTGGAACGCCGAGGACAAAGACCATGCCCAGGCCGCGGTCAAGGGCTTCCAGGCCGCCTACGGCGCCAAGTATCCCAAGGCCGTGACCAAGGTGGTCGACGACCTCGAGGAGCTGCTCGCCTTCTATGACTTCCCGGCCGAGCACTGGGTGCACCTACGCACGACCAACCCGATCGAGTCGACCTTCGCCACCGTCCGGCACCGCACCAAGGTCACCAAGGGGCCCGGCTCACGCGCTGCCGGGCTGGCCATGGCGTTCAAGCTGATCGAGTCCGCCCAGGCCCGCTGGCGCGCGGTCAACGCCCCTCATCTGGTCGCGCTGGTCCGCGCCGGGGCGACCTTCACCGGCGGCAAGCTCGTCGAACGACCCGACGACCACGTCCCATCCGCAGCCGCTTAA
- a CDS encoding nucleoside triphosphate pyrophosphohydrolase, whose translation MGKLVRDRIPDIIRERGGDPAVTVLGEVDYRRALLEKLFEESTELSEASATEVAEEIADVLEVLRAIADVHGHEWRDIEKIAEVKRAERGAFLERIHLDKGSREGASSRPGRSPQPPRV comes from the coding sequence ATGGGCAAGCTCGTGCGAGACAGGATTCCGGACATCATTCGCGAGCGCGGCGGAGACCCGGCGGTGACCGTTCTCGGTGAGGTCGACTACCGCAGGGCGCTTCTCGAGAAGCTGTTTGAGGAGTCGACAGAGCTCAGCGAGGCTTCGGCGACCGAGGTGGCGGAGGAGATCGCCGATGTGCTCGAAGTCCTTCGGGCCATCGCTGATGTCCACGGGCATGAGTGGCGAGACATCGAGAAAATAGCGGAGGTCAAACGAGCTGAACGGGGCGCCTTCCTCGAACGGATCCACCTTGATAAGGGGTCACGTGAGGGCGCCAGTTCACGCCCTGGTAGATCGCCCCAACCGCCGAGGGTTTGA
- a CDS encoding putative quinol monooxygenase, which produces MIIISGWLAIDPDDRDAYLQGCIGAVEQARVSPGCLDFALGADLIDAGRINVHERWESEEALYAFRDSGPDEGQTAMIRNAEVLRYQVSGAGPA; this is translated from the coding sequence ATGATCATAATTTCTGGCTGGCTCGCTATCGATCCAGACGATCGGGATGCCTACCTGCAGGGCTGCATCGGTGCGGTCGAGCAAGCGCGCGTCTCCCCCGGCTGCCTCGACTTCGCGCTCGGTGCCGACCTGATCGACGCCGGGCGGATCAATGTCCATGAGCGGTGGGAGTCCGAGGAGGCTCTCTACGCGTTCCGCGACTCGGGACCGGACGAGGGGCAAACGGCGATGATCCGCAACGCTGAAGTGCTTCGGTATCAAGTATCCGGAGCCGGCCCGGCCTGA
- a CDS encoding GNAT family N-acetyltransferase, with translation MSALGIRLRPAAEDDLAMFRRFAVEPGLVGLDWMGFRDAQAPARRFAVDGYLGEEDSRVIVEVDGTAAGFMSWSARGCGFSRYWEIGIALLPDWRGRGVGWRAQGMLCDYLFTHTPAQRVEAATHPENIAEQKSLEKAGFTLEGVLRAVEFRDGQWRDGWMYSRLRDDPPPVGQ, from the coding sequence GTGAGCGCCCTTGGGATACGACTGCGTCCAGCGGCCGAAGACGATCTCGCCATGTTCCGGCGTTTCGCCGTGGAGCCGGGATTGGTCGGCCTGGACTGGATGGGGTTTCGCGATGCTCAGGCACCGGCGCGGCGCTTCGCCGTCGACGGGTATCTGGGCGAGGAGGACAGCAGGGTCATCGTCGAGGTCGACGGTACGGCGGCGGGCTTCATGAGCTGGTCGGCGCGAGGGTGCGGGTTCTCCCGATACTGGGAGATAGGGATCGCCCTGCTCCCTGACTGGCGCGGGCGCGGTGTCGGCTGGCGCGCGCAGGGAATGCTGTGCGACTACCTGTTCACCCATACTCCGGCCCAGCGCGTTGAGGCGGCCACCCACCCGGAGAACATCGCGGAACAGAAGTCACTGGAGAAGGCCGGCTTCACGCTGGAGGGCGTCCTGCGCGCGGTGGAGTTCCGCGACGGCCAGTGGCGCGACGGCTGGATGTACAGCAGGCTACGGGACGATCCACCTCCGGTGGGTCAGTAA
- a CDS encoding TetR/AcrR family transcriptional regulator: MARFSAGSVDAERDLRADRILNAARELLVSWGYGRITIGEVARRAGVGKGTVYLHFSTKEQLFMTVMTASHLRMVELLLRDLDEDPAALLLGRMARSAYTQAQEDPVLRATFIGDTDTLGSLTRAESTVLGDLAEERERAMDEYFELLREHGVLRADSSVQDQRHAFAAILIGFLTVEPGLKSAAGDMLAQVVRLAFEVSDDPERLNTLVPHIRGVLQRMVDRLHDEIRSHMNI; the protein is encoded by the coding sequence ATGGCGCGGTTTTCCGCAGGCTCGGTCGACGCCGAGCGCGACCTGCGGGCCGATCGGATTCTGAACGCGGCCCGTGAGCTGCTGGTGTCGTGGGGATACGGGCGGATCACCATAGGTGAGGTCGCCCGGCGTGCGGGCGTCGGCAAGGGCACCGTCTACCTGCACTTCAGCACGAAAGAGCAGCTGTTCATGACGGTGATGACGGCCTCGCACCTTCGGATGGTCGAGCTCCTCCTGCGCGACCTCGACGAGGATCCCGCGGCACTCCTGCTCGGCAGGATGGCCAGGTCGGCCTACACGCAGGCGCAGGAGGACCCCGTCCTCCGTGCGACCTTCATCGGCGACACCGACACCCTCGGTTCGCTCACCCGGGCCGAATCGACAGTCCTCGGGGACCTGGCCGAAGAGCGCGAGCGCGCCATGGACGAGTATTTCGAGCTCCTGCGCGAGCACGGCGTGCTGCGCGCGGACTCATCCGTTCAGGACCAGCGTCACGCGTTCGCCGCGATCCTGATCGGCTTCCTGACCGTGGAGCCGGGGCTCAAGAGCGCGGCGGGGGACATGCTCGCCCAGGTCGTGCGCCTGGCCTTCGAGGTCTCCGACGACCCGGAGCGGCTGAACACGCTGGTGCCGCACATCCGCGGCGTCCTCCAGCGCATGGTCGACCGCCTGCACGACGAGATCCGCAGCCACATGAACATCTGA
- a CDS encoding IS3 family transposase (programmed frameshift) codes for MEASKLDPQIPDPQVRERAAVRRYTAAYKARILAEYDQLDKAGKGALMRREGLYSSLISSWKTARDHGASEALARPVGRPKADPRDKKIDTLEGEVERLRAELDKTRQVIEVQGKALRAAGSVRHRQRGTDGPGRAVTEIIETAQAEAIEELTPLLGRRNACAAAGVPQANWYRKNRTSPAPDRPSIPRTPHPAALSHGERERIRTVLNERFADAAPATAYFTLLDEGTYLASESTMYRILREHGEVGRDRRRQATHPAKTIPELFADAPNRVWAWDITKLRGPHKGIWYHLYTIIDIYSRCVVGWMVASRESAALAKRLIAQTIIKQKVNRDALTLHADRGSSMKSKTVAELLIDLGVAKSHSRPKTSNDNPHIEASFKTLKYCPAFPGRFGSIEDARAFCQDFYTWYNQEHYHSGIGYHHPADAHYGRAAAVRDRRAHVLATAQAAHPERFASGGAPTPPNLPGPAWINKPKQDQTDEQKDTPEKPTQN; via the exons GTGGAAGCAAGCAAGCTGGATCCGCAAATCCCTGACCCGCAGGTGCGTGAGCGGGCTGCGGTCCGCCGATACACCGCGGCCTACAAGGCCCGGATCCTGGCGGAGTACGACCAGCTCGACAAGGCCGGCAAGGGCGCGCTGATGCGCCGGGAAGGCCTGTACTCGTCGTTGATCTCCAGTTGGAAGACAGCCCGAGACCATGGCGCGAGCGAGGCTCTGGCCCGGCCGGTCGGCCGCCCCAAGGCCGATCCACGCGATAAGAAGATCGACACGCTGGAGGGCGAGGTTGAGCGGCTGCGCGCCGAACTCGACAAGACCCGCCAAGTGATCGAGGTGCAGG GGAAAGCTCTTCGCGCTGCTGGATCAGTTCGCCACCGGCAGCGAGGCACCGACGGGCCGGGGCGAGCAGTGACCGAGATCATCGAAACCGCCCAAGCCGAGGCGATTGAGGAACTGACTCCGTTGCTTGGGCGGCGCAACGCGTGCGCGGCGGCCGGAGTGCCACAGGCCAACTGGTATCGCAAGAACCGCACCAGCCCCGCCCCGGACCGGCCGAGCATCCCGCGCACGCCGCACCCGGCCGCGCTCTCGCACGGTGAGCGCGAGCGCATCCGCACCGTGCTGAATGAGCGGTTCGCTGACGCGGCCCCGGCCACGGCGTACTTCACGCTGCTGGACGAGGGCACCTACCTGGCATCCGAATCCACCATGTACCGGATCCTGCGCGAACACGGCGAGGTCGGCCGCGATCGGCGCCGTCAGGCCACCCACCCGGCCAAGACCATCCCCGAGCTATTCGCCGACGCCCCGAACCGGGTGTGGGCCTGGGATATCACCAAGCTACGCGGCCCGCACAAGGGCATCTGGTACCACTTGTACACGATCATCGACATCTACAGCCGTTGCGTGGTCGGCTGGATGGTCGCCTCCCGCGAGTCGGCCGCGCTGGCCAAGCGGCTGATCGCTCAGACCATCATCAAGCAGAAGGTCAACCGTGACGCCCTGACCCTGCATGCCGACCGCGGCAGCTCGATGAAGTCCAAGACCGTCGCCGAGTTGCTCATCGACCTGGGCGTGGCCAAGTCGCATAGTCGCCCCAAGACATCCAACGACAACCCGCATATCGAGGCGAGCTTCAAAACGCTCAAGTACTGTCCGGCCTTCCCAGGCCGGTTCGGCTCGATCGAGGACGCCCGCGCCTTCTGCCAGGACTTTTACACCTGGTACAACCAGGAGCATTACCACTCCGGGATCGGCTACCACCACCCGGCTGACGCGCATTACGGTCGCGCTGCCGCCGTCCGAGACCGCCGCGCCCACGTCCTGGCCACCGCCCAAGCCGCCCACCCCGAACGCTTCGCCAGCGGCGGCGCCCCCACCCCTCCCAACCTGCCCGGCCCGGCGTGGATCAACAAACCCAAACAGGACCAGACGGACGAGCAGAAGGACACACCAGAGAAGCCGACACAGAATTAG